A genomic region of Oryza glaberrima chromosome 1, OglaRS2, whole genome shotgun sequence contains the following coding sequences:
- the LOC127768407 gene encoding uncharacterized protein LOC127768407 yields MAAAKKEKEEEEEASKLQLKPAGSKVFSKLLSRESAAAAPSFRVYYGVASAGSVPFLWESQPGTPKNAMSDAVLPPLTPPPSYYTAGKVSAGGGGGGGGRKYGKHGILRLFVLPKIRLRRGGRPVSGSPTSSCASSTSSSSSSASFYSSYSLSFRSTQSPTCSSMRSLQGHGGGGRAFGDDDDDDDDGGDDDMAASTACFRVRHESFRAIKNCRVAMTVRSAISSVAAGAGAGGHGSSAAVAQKAA; encoded by the coding sequence atggcggcggccaagaaggagaaggaggaggaggaggaggcgtctAAGCTCCAGCTGAAGCCGGCGGGGAGCAAGGTGTTCTCCAAGCTGCTGTCCAgggagagcgccgccgcggcgccgtcgttCAGGGTGTACTACGGCGTCGCCTCCGCGGGCTCCGTGCCCTTCCTGTGGGAGTCGCAGCCGGGCACGCCCAAGAACGCCATGTCCGACgccgtgctgccgccgctcacgccgccgccgtcctacTACACCGCCGGCAAGgtgtccgccggcggcggcggcggcggaggaggaaggaagtATGGGAAGCACGGCATCCTCAGGTTGTTCGTGCTGCCCAAGATCAGGCTGcggagaggcggccggccggtgtcgggctcgccgacgtcgtcctgcgcctcctccacctcgtcgtcgtcgtcgtcggcctcgtTCTACTCGTCGTACTCGCTGTCGTTCAGGAGCACGCAGTCGCCGACGTGCTCGTCGATGAGGAGCCTGCaggggcacggcggcggcggccgcgcgttcggggacgacgacgacgatgacgacgacggcggcgacgacgacatggcggcgtcgacggcgtgcTTCAGGGTGCGGCACGAGAGCTTCAGGGCCATCAAGAACTGCCGCGTCGCCATGACGGTGAGGAGCGCCATCTCgtcggtggccgccggcgccggcgccggcggccacggcTCTAGCGCCGCCGTGGCGCAGAAGGCGGCGTAG